Proteins encoded in a region of the Drosophila sechellia strain sech25 chromosome 2L, ASM438219v1, whole genome shotgun sequence genome:
- the LOC116803593 gene encoding uncharacterized protein LOC116803593 produces the protein MGEEIDVLLDRDSCTINGVDQEQPDAIHNDSNMEIFTENDSRPYTYLQNCHFVGLCVLYNFFMLLIVVSIYIYKRWN, from the exons ATGGG tgaaGAAATAGATGTCTTATTGGATAGAGATAGTTGCACCATCAACGGAGTGGACCAAGAACAACCCGATGCGATTCATAACGACTCTAATATGGAAATATTTACTGAGAACGACTCAAGGCCatatacctatttgcaaaACTGTCATTTCGTTGGCTTATGTGttctttataattttttcatgCTTTTAATAGTTGTGTCAATATACATTTACAAGCGATGGAATTAA
- the LOC6614526 gene encoding uncharacterized protein LOC6614526 produces MDTDETKAGTSGPRTYHDEVDFTSGYETQYQKEYRPLKPIFVPPPDKKHAWFRNWSTILMVSFLSGVFILGTVMLVVQVFTASPLQIFMIVAIYVAIAAVMIWLEVQSIKVR; encoded by the coding sequence ATGGACACGGATGAGACAAAGGCTGGAACCTCGGGTCCAAGGACGTACCACGATGAGGTCGACTTCACCAGCGGATACGAGACCCAGTATCAGAAGGAGTATAGACCGCTTAAACCGATCTTTGTACCGCCCCCGGATAAAAAGCACGCCTGGTTTCGCAACTGGTCCACCATCCTGATGGTCAGCTTCCTGTCCGGGGTGTTTATCCTGGGAACCGTGATGCTGGTGGTCCAAGTTTTCACCGCCAGTCCCCTGCAGATCTTCATGATCGTGGCCATATATGTGGCTATAGCAGCTGTGATGATTTGGCTGGAGGTGCAGTCCATAAAAGTGCGGTGA